Below is a window of Anaeromicrobium sediminis DNA.
GGAAACAGAGTTCTTTGTTTCCTCAATCTTTTGTACTTTCACAGCTCTTACTTTTTCTTCTGGTTTTATTCCATCTGCCTTTGCGCATGCTGACAATGATAACAACATACTACTAACCATAAAAATTGCTAAGAATTTTTTTATCATTATTCCACCCTCTCTTTATTCATATATTTAAAAATTACATAATCACAAAATTAGAATATACACATAATGATTGACTAATCAGTCATTATGTATTTAAAAAAATAATAGTCATCATTTAATTTTATGTATTGACTATACTTCTGTGGTAATTACTATCCAATGTTTTATAAAATACATTCAATCTGTTTACATTATATATTCCTCCTTCCATTTATTTAAATTATAATTTCTATAAAAAAACAATTTATGATTGACTAATCAGTCACCACAAAACAAAAAATTATTATCCCTTCACTAACTCTATTTATTGATTTTACTCCTATAATTCCTAAAGGCCAATACCTTGCCACAACATATTAAAACTTTCTTCTATAACATCATCCATATCTTCATTCTCATTTTCCAACAAATATCTAGTAGTATGGCTTAGTGCACCTTCCATGCAACAGCATATTAACTTTGTATTCTTATATCGAAACATCCCATGACTAATTCCCTTATCTACCAAACCATGTGCAAATCTAAAAAGCTCTTCTTTTTTCTCTTTGCCAATATTATTAATATATGGTGAGTGAGCAAATTGTTCCATAAACTTAAACATCTCTGGACGCTTAAGGTGCCATCTAATTGCATTAGCCCACAGATATTTCATAGTTTCTTTAACTGATAAATCTTTATTAAGTTCTTTAAAAACACAGTCTCTACATCCAGTTATATGCTCTAAATAAAGGGTATTAATTAACTCTTCTTTCGTACTAAAATAGTTAAACAGTGTTCCATTGGAAACTCCAGCTTCTTTTGCAATTTTTGAAGTTGGTGTTCCATGGAATCCAAATTCATTAAATAACCTTAAAGCTGCTTCCATAATCATTTCTTTTTTATCCAAATTATTTCACCTCTTATGCTAATCGCTCTTTCATTTTATCCATTCTTTTTATTTTTGTCAATTACAATTATATTGTCTAGCCCTTATTCCTAATTTAATAGATTCCCACTATTATTTATAAAAATATACGTATAACAACCTATCGTTATACGTATATTTCCCAACTTTATTTTAATTTAACACATATAAGTTTATTTTAATAATTCTGCTAAAGCCTTTGTATATATGACAGTCATTTTCATCAAATGATCTATACCTATATATTCATCCTTTTGATGAGCAAGCTCTACTTGCCCAGGAAATAATGGTCCAAATGCTACTGCATTTTCCATACTTCTAGCGTAGGTTCCTCCACCTATAGTTATTGGCTCCCTATTGTCTCCTGTTTCTTCTCTATATACCTTCATCAATCTCTCTATTAGTGCATGATCCTTTGGCATGTATATAGGTGCCATATAATCAGTCTCAACTATATCTATGTCATATGTATTAGTAACAGATTTCATACCATCATATATGGCATCCTTTTCATATGTAACTGGATATCTAACATTTACAGATACTTTAATTTCATCATCACTAAAATCTATTACTCCCACATTAAATATTAATTTTCCTGATTCCTTATCTTCAAATCCACAGCCTATAGATTGGCCATAGTATTCCATACCAATTTTGTCCTTATAGAAATTAATGAATTGGCCTACTTCATCATTCATATCTAAAGTATCTAAAAATACCATTAATTTTGATATGGCATTGTCACCACTCTCTGGTAAACTTCCATGGGCTGATACTCCATAGAATTTAACTATAGTAGTATCTCCTTCTTTTCCTGCATCTATTTTGATATTATTATTTTTTCCATATTCATATACTAAATTTAAGTCTAAATCCTTAACGTGAGCTTCAGCATAATCAGGAACCATGTTAGGTCTATTACCACCCTTTATTTTGGTCACTCTACATTCCCTATTTATTTTCTTAACTAAATCAAACATTAATATGCCCTTTTCTCCATGGATAGCAGGGAAATCTGCATCAGGTGTAAAAGCCATAGTAGGAACTTCTTCCCTTTCTAGATAATAGTTAATTCCTTCCCATCCACTTTCTTCATCTGTACCAAATATTATTCTAATTCTCTTATTCAGTGGAATACCACTATCTTTAATGGCTTTCATGGCATATATGGCACTTATGGCAGGCCCCTTGTCATCTATAGTTCCACGTCCATAGATTTTATCATCATGAATTTTAGCCTCATATGGAGGATATGTCCAGTTATCTCCTTCTGGTACCACATCTAAGTGAACTAGTATTCCTATCATTTCACTACCTTCACCAATTTCCCCATAACCTGCATAGTTGTCCACATTCTTAGTTTTAAATCCAAAACTCTCACATAAACTAAGGGCATAATTTAAACAATCATTTACCCCTTTACCAAAGGGCATGTCCCCGTCTGGTTCTGCCTTTACACTTTTAATCCTAATTATTTCTTGGGTACTTTTAATTATGTCCTCTTTAAGATCAGTAATTCTTTCCTCTAGTCTCATACTTTCACCTCTGTTTTATATAGTTACTTTCTATATTCTAATTTTTTCTTATTTTTCCTCTTTTAAGCAAAATAATACCCACATAAGGCTTATTCAACCTACTTGTGGGCATTAGGGCAAAAGTTATACTTTAATGAAAACTTTTCATCTTCATGTTGAACTTTAAATTTAACTTTAACTACATGCTCATTTACTTTAAGTCCATCATGAGAATAAAGGTATATTTCAACTTCATCATTAACTTTAAGATTAACTTTAACTTTATGACCTATATTAAATACATCATTTACCTCTGAACTAATAAATAAATATTTACTTATGAGTTTATCTGAACAATCTAATGTTAAATAATAAAGTTCTTCATTAACTTTATCCTTAACTTTAACTTTATGAAACTCCACATATATTTCTCCCATATACCCTTGTCCAATTATGGGACCTAAGTATATGCCTTTTCTAATAGAATCCTCTTTATATAAATAAAAATAATTCTTTCTGTCACTTGTATCCACTGAAAAATCATAATACATGCAAACACACTCCTTACTGGTTAATACATATATATGATACAAGCCCTATCTATGGAACACTTAATCTACATAAAAAATGAAATATTATAATTAATGTTCCACTTTATGTTTGATAATTATCTAACTTTTTAAGTTTTTACTTTTTATGAAAACACCTCTTATAACTTCTAATTACTCACTTACAAGAATTTAGCACAAAAAGACAACTTTCGTGCCATAAGAAAGAATATTACAAATATTGAATCTTTGTTGACATTTTCATATTTCTTGTTATACAATCACTTTAAACAATTCTATACGGAACTTTATGGTATTTTTAGTCTTTTAATTACAGGCTAAAAATTTAAAAGGGAAGTTTGGTGAAAATCCAACACGGTCCCGCCACTGTAATAGGGAGTAAACCTATGTTATACCACTGTTTTTATTTAAAAATGGGAAGGTATAGGTTTATGATGATCTTAAGTCAGGAGACCTGCCATAAAGATAAACGCCGTAATTACTCACGAGGATGAGGAGGTGTTATGATAAGGTCTTATGTAAAATAGCCATGCCTATTTTCACTACCTATTTGTAACTAATCTCTCTTGTGATAAGGGAGATTTTTTTATTTCATTTTATTAAGGAGGATATGTTTTTATGAATTTTGATTACGTAAAATTCGTCACGGATCCATTTGTACTAATATTTATGTCTGTCATATCGGGTCTAATTATAGGTAAATTTCAATACAAGAGAATCAAACTAGGCAATTCAGGTGGATTGTTCACAGGACTCTTTATTGGATGGTTTACTTACAAGAAATATGTAATTCCATATACTAATGATTCATCAATGCCTGCTTATGCACAAAAAATACTTTCAAATGGATTAGTTCCAAAGGAATTATTTTTATTTACCCTAATCTGCTTCATTGCATCTGTAGGTCTTTTAGCTTCCACAGATATAGGTAAGGTAGTAAAAAAATATGGTTTTAAATTTATGCTACTAGGTTTCCTAATTACCCTTACAGGAGCCCTTAGCTGTTATATTGTTTCTCTTTTAAATAAAAATATAAATATTTTTGCATTATCTGGTGTTTATGTGGGTGCATTAACAAGCTCTCCTGGATTAGCTGCCGCCCTTGAATCCGTTTCAGCTTTAGGAAAAGGTACAGAATCCATGGTAGGCCTTGGATATGCAGTTGGCTATATTCCTGGAGTAATAGTAGTTATATTCTCTATGCAGCTTTTACCTATAATATTTAAAATTGACGTTGAAAAGGAGAAAATTTCTTTCATACGTGAAATGGATAATGAAAAAGAAAAGATAGATTTAGACAATCTTAATTTTGAAATACTGCCCTTTTTATTTGTATGTATAGTAGGTTTTTTTATAGGACAAATAAAAATTTATTTAGGACCTGCAATCAATTATTTTAGTTTAGGCTCTACAGGTGGAGTATTAGTCTCTGCCCTACTACTAGGCCATATAGGAAAAATAGGTTTCATGAATTTTAGAATGGACACTAAAATTCTAAGTGCCATAAGAGATCTAACCCTATCCATATTTTTATCTATTGTAGGCCTTAGATATGGTTATTCTACTTTAACTAATATTAGGGGTGAGGGATTTATCTTACTATTTGTTGCCCTTTTATGTTCTTTGTTTGCAGTTCTTATTGGATTCTTAATAGGACGATATGTCCTTAAAATAAATTGGATTATGCTATCAGGTGCAATATGCGGAGGAATGACAAGTACGCCTGGACTTGGGGCAGCTATCGATTCATCTGATAGTGATTATGTGGCAACAGGCTATGGGGCCAGTTATCCCTTTGCTCTATTTGGAATGATAATATTCACCATTTTATTACAAAGAACTGTTATATAAAATAGACCTTAATTGAAACGACCTATTGATTCTACAATATTAAAATTTTAGGAGGATATGTTATGTGTTTAGATAGAATTAGAAATAAAGATTTACTAGATAGGGTCTGTTCCCCTAAGGAAGCTGCTATGTTAATTAAAGACGGAATGAATGTGGCCACAAGTGGTTTTACTCCTTCTGGATATCCTAAAGCAGTACCTATGGCATTGGCAGACTTAGTAAAAGAAACGGGTGAAAATATTAAAATCAATTTGTATACGGGTGCCTCTGTAGGTGAAGAATTAGATGGTATATTGGCAAAAAATAATTTATTAAATAAAAGACTTCCTTACCAAACTAACGAGAGTTTAAGAAACTCTACAAATAATGGTAATTGTGAATACTTAGATATGCACCTAAGTCACGTTCCCCATTATACTAAGCTAGGATTCTTAGGAAAAATTAATGTGGCAATTATAGAAGCTGTTGCCATAACAGAAGAAGGCCATATAATTCCTTCTACTTCTGTAGGAACTTCTCCAACTTATATACAAATGGCCGATAAGATTATTGTGGAAATAAATACTAGTCAACCTCTAGAACTAGAAGGTATGGCCGATATATATATGCCTAAAAAGCCACCCTTTACAAGGGCCATTCCAATAATGATGCCTAATGATAGAATAGGAACTTATTCTATCCCTTGTGAAATTGATAAAATAGCTGCCATAGTAGTTACTGATATAAAAGATAATGTAAGGCCACTGGCCCCTATAGATCCTATATCTGAAAAAATTTCTCATAACCTTATTGAATTTTTAGAAAAGGAAGTGGAATCAGGAAGATTAACAAATGAATTACTTCCTCTTCAATCAGGAGTAGGTAGTGTGGCAAATGCCGTTTTAGCAGGGTTAAATAATTCCAGCTTTAGGAATCTAGTATGCTATACGGAAGTTATACAGGATTCCATGCTAGATTTATTAGATAGCGGTAAAGTTTTATTTGCATCAGGAACATCCATAACACCATCTAGTGAAGGTTTAGAGCGATTTAAGGAAAATATAAAATATTATAAAGAAAAAATCATTTTACGACCACAAGAAATAAGTAATCATCCAGAGATTATTAGGAGGTTGGGCATAATAGCCTTGAATACAGCCATAGAAGTGGATATCTATGGAAATGTTAACTCTACTCATATTATGGGTTCAAAAATGATGAACGGGATAGGTGGTTCAGGGGATTTCACTAGAAATGCATATTTATCCATATTCACCACTCCATCTGTGGCTAAAAATGGTGCCATATCTTCAGTAGTGCCTATGGTATCTCATCATGACCATACAGAACACGATGTTATGGTTATAATAACAGAACAAGGTGTAGCAGACCTTAGGGGTCTTAGTCCTAAAGAACGTGCCAAGTGCATAATAGAAAATTGTTCTCATCCAGACTTTAGACCACTACTTAGGGATTACTATAATCACGCTTTAAAAAATAAGTCTAAGCATACTCCACACACATTAGATAAAGCCCTAAGTTGGCATACTAGATTTATTAATACTAACACTATGCATGTGGATTAATATGAAATACTAACCATATTCATTCCTATATCTATAAAGCTCCATAAATGAAAAAATTTTGACAGTGTTGAACATAACAACATGGGTTATTCACTTAATATAGAATAGAAACCCCACATTATTATATACACACTATATTAAGTCCTACTTACTTCACTGTCAGAATTTTTTCATTTATGGAGCTAAAATAGTTCCACATAAATTAATTTTTCACCATTTCCTGTGTTTCTATAAAATAGTCATATATCTTTCTTTGATTAGTTTTTTTCGGATCAAATCCATTGAATACAAATATTTTATTAAGTATATATCCTCCACAAAGTGTAACTATAACAGTACCTATTCCTACTATTCCTCCTAGTAAATATCCTACAACTAATACGGTAAGCTCAATTGCTGGTCTTATATAGGTGGCACTAAGCCCTGTTATTTTTATAAGCCCTACCATAAGGCCATCCCTTGGTCCTGCTCCTAATTCTTGTCTAATATAAAAATATACACCATAATTAAATATTAAAAGCCCCAAGAATAAGCTCACAACTTTTAATGGATAAGTTTCTGGCCTCCAAATTATATGTACTTTATCTATCATGTCTATAAACATTCCTATAAAATACATATTTAGTATAGTTCCCATACCTGGATATATTTTTAAAGTTAGTGAAAATAGTATTACAAGTATTCCTATGATCTGGGTTACTCTACCGAATTCAACGGCAAATTTATTAACTAGGCCTAAGTTAAGAGTTCCCCAACTGTTCATACCTATGTTTGCACCCTTCATTTGAGCAATCCCATAGGCACATAAAAAGAACCCTATAAATAGACTCGGTAATTTCTTCATATCTTCTAACATCATTTCCCTATTTATTCGCATCATTAATTCCTCTTTTTTCTCTTCTTTTCCTATACCATAACATATCTAATTACATTTTCCAATAGATAAAAATCTCAAATTTAGCTTTAAACTAAATTTGAGATTTCTGTAAATTTTTTAAATTAATTGCTCCATTTCATCTACTAATTTTCCAAAGGTCTTAAGAGCGCTGTCTATTGGTTCTGTCTTAGTCATATCTACTCCAGCCTTTTTAAGCTGGTTAATTGGATAATCACTACCACCACTCTTTAAGAAATTAATATACTTGTCAACGGCACCTTGACCATCATTTAATATTTGATTAGATAAAGATATGGCAGCCGAAAAACCTGTGGCATACTTATATACATAAAAGGCATTATAAAAATGAGGTATTCTTGCCCATTCCATCTTAATTAAATCATCTATAACTATGTTATCTCCAAAATATTTTTTATTTAAGTGTCTATACATGTCACATAATGTATCAGTGGTTAAGGCCTGACCCTTTTCCACCATTTCGTGAGTCATCTTCTCAAACTTAGCAAACATGGTTTGTCTATAGATAGTTCCCCTAAACTGCTCTAAGTAGTGATTTAAAAGATACTTTCTTTTTTCTTTATCAGTAGTAGTTTTAAGTAAATGGTTCATTAAAAGGGATTCATTCACTGTGGATGCCACCTCAGCTACGAATATTTTATAACTTCCATAGGTATATGGTTGAGTACTTCTTGTATAGTAGGAATGTAGAGAATGACCCATCTCATGAGCTAATGTGAATACATCATTTATAGTGTTTTGATAGTTTAAAAGTACATAGGGTGCACTTTCATAACTACCAAAGGAATAGGCCCCACTAGTCTTGCCTTCATTTTCATATACATCTATCCAGCCTTCATCAAAACCCTTTTGCAATATATCCATATACTCTTTTCCCAAAGGAGCTAGACCATCTTTAACTAATTCTTTTCCCTCTTCAAATGGTATTTTAGCTTTCATTTCCTTTACTATAGGAGTATATAGATCATACATATGAAGTTCATCTACCTTAAGGGCTGCCTTTCTAAGTTCCATATACTTATACATACTTGGCAGGTGTGATTCTACCGTGTCTATTAAATTATCATAAACGGATAGGGGTATATTGTCACTACTTAAGGATGCATCTAATGCGGACTTGTATTTTCTAGCTTTAGCATAAAAAACATCCTTCTTAACACTATAACCTAGAGTTGATGCAATAGTATTCTTTTGGGCTTCATAAGACTTGTATAAGGCTTCAAAGGCATCTTTCCTAACTCTCCTATCAGTACTCTTTAGTAGGGTTGTATATCGGCCCTGAGTGACCTCTACTTCTTTACCTTCTTCGCCTATTATGGTCCCAAACTTAATATCAGCATTATTTATCATGGAAAATATGCTCTTAGGAGCAGATGATATTTCTCCCATTTGCGCCAATAGATTTTCTTCATTCTTAGATAAGATATGTTTCTTTTGCCTAAACAACTCATCAAAGAAAAAACCATATACAGAAAGCCTTTCATCTTCTTTCATATATTTATGAACAGTTTCTTCTGGAATTTGAGTTAATTCTGGAGTTATAAATGATAATTTACTTTGCACCTCCACCACTACAGATTGGGCCTTATCACTCATGGCTTGATATTCAGTTACCCTATTGTCTTCATCCTTCTTCATCCTTGCGTATACAAATACATTCTCTAATTTTCTAGATATTTCATCATCTAAATTGAGTACTGTATATAAGGAATCTGCACTTTCTCCCAACTTTTCTGCATACTGTGTTATCTCATTAGCCTTTTCTCTTATAGTTTCTATGTCCTTTTCCCATTCATCTTTACTAGAATACATCTTTTCTAAATTCCACTTATATTTGTCTTCAATTTCACTCCTTTTTGGAATAGCATTTTCATTATTTGATTTCAATTTATACCCCTCCTCTTATTGTGAATAAATTGTATATATATACTCCCAAACTGTTGACAAAATATGTAATATTACAACTTGCAATATATGTAATAAAATTTAAACAATGAATTGTATATTTAAAATTTATTATAGGTAATTAAATTTATCAACAACTTAAGGAAATTATATGTATATAATCTATTATAATTATTTATCCTATTTATTATGATATATATCCAAAAGTCTTATGATTACCACACATTATTTTACCTGTTTTCGTTAAATAATAAACTTTTGTGTAGATAATATACTTTTATAGTATAATTATTTTATACAGCTTTTGTAAGGAGGGGTGTTAATGGATATACACACACATTCAGTTATATTGGATAAGGATGAATGCATTGGTTGTACTAACTGTATAAAAAGATGTCCTACAGAAGCAATAAGGGTTAAAGAAGGAAAAGCTAAAATCATAAAAAACAGATGTATTGACTGTGGAGAATGTATTAGAATTTGTCCACAACACGCCAAAAAAAGTATTTCTGATCCCATATCTTGTATTCATAATTACAAGTATAAAATAGCACTTCCAGCTCCAACTTTACTGGCCCAATTCGATAGCAAAGTCACTCCTGGCCAAATACTTGGTGCTTTAAA
It encodes the following:
- the pepF gene encoding oligoendopeptidase F, whose protein sequence is MKSNNENAIPKRSEIEDKYKWNLEKMYSSKDEWEKDIETIREKANEITQYAEKLGESADSLYTVLNLDDEISRKLENVFVYARMKKDEDNRVTEYQAMSDKAQSVVVEVQSKLSFITPELTQIPEETVHKYMKEDERLSVYGFFFDELFRQKKHILSKNEENLLAQMGEISSAPKSIFSMINNADIKFGTIIGEEGKEVEVTQGRYTTLLKSTDRRVRKDAFEALYKSYEAQKNTIASTLGYSVKKDVFYAKARKYKSALDASLSSDNIPLSVYDNLIDTVESHLPSMYKYMELRKAALKVDELHMYDLYTPIVKEMKAKIPFEEGKELVKDGLAPLGKEYMDILQKGFDEGWIDVYENEGKTSGAYSFGSYESAPYVLLNYQNTINDVFTLAHEMGHSLHSYYTRSTQPYTYGSYKIFVAEVASTVNESLLMNHLLKTTTDKEKRKYLLNHYLEQFRGTIYRQTMFAKFEKMTHEMVEKGQALTTDTLCDMYRHLNKKYFGDNIVIDDLIKMEWARIPHFYNAFYVYKYATGFSAAISLSNQILNDGQGAVDKYINFLKSGGSDYPINQLKKAGVDMTKTEPIDSALKTFGKLVDEMEQLI
- a CDS encoding TetR/AcrR family transcriptional regulator; protein product: MDKKEMIMEAALRLFNEFGFHGTPTSKIAKEAGVSNGTLFNYFSTKEELINTLYLEHITGCRDCVFKELNKDLSVKETMKYLWANAIRWHLKRPEMFKFMEQFAHSPYINNIGKEKKEELFRFAHGLVDKGISHGMFRYKNTKLICCCMEGALSHTTRYLLENENEDMDDVIEESFNMLWQGIGL
- a CDS encoding acetyl-CoA hydrolase/transferase family protein, which codes for MCLDRIRNKDLLDRVCSPKEAAMLIKDGMNVATSGFTPSGYPKAVPMALADLVKETGENIKINLYTGASVGEELDGILAKNNLLNKRLPYQTNESLRNSTNNGNCEYLDMHLSHVPHYTKLGFLGKINVAIIEAVAITEEGHIIPSTSVGTSPTYIQMADKIIVEINTSQPLELEGMADIYMPKKPPFTRAIPIMMPNDRIGTYSIPCEIDKIAAIVVTDIKDNVRPLAPIDPISEKISHNLIEFLEKEVESGRLTNELLPLQSGVGSVANAVLAGLNNSSFRNLVCYTEVIQDSMLDLLDSGKVLFASGTSITPSSEGLERFKENIKYYKEKIILRPQEISNHPEIIRRLGIIALNTAIEVDIYGNVNSTHIMGSKMMNGIGGSGDFTRNAYLSIFTTPSVAKNGAISSVVPMVSHHDHTEHDVMVIITEQGVADLRGLSPKERAKCIIENCSHPDFRPLLRDYYNHALKNKSKHTPHTLDKALSWHTRFINTNTMHVD
- a CDS encoding YczE/YyaS/YitT family protein yields the protein MMRINREMMLEDMKKLPSLFIGFFLCAYGIAQMKGANIGMNSWGTLNLGLVNKFAVEFGRVTQIIGILVILFSLTLKIYPGMGTILNMYFIGMFIDMIDKVHIIWRPETYPLKVVSLFLGLLIFNYGVYFYIRQELGAGPRDGLMVGLIKITGLSATYIRPAIELTVLVVGYLLGGIVGIGTVIVTLCGGYILNKIFVFNGFDPKKTNQRKIYDYFIETQEMVKN
- the pepV gene encoding dipeptidase PepV: MRLEERITDLKEDIIKSTQEIIRIKSVKAEPDGDMPFGKGVNDCLNYALSLCESFGFKTKNVDNYAGYGEIGEGSEMIGILVHLDVVPEGDNWTYPPYEAKIHDDKIYGRGTIDDKGPAISAIYAMKAIKDSGIPLNKRIRIIFGTDEESGWEGINYYLEREEVPTMAFTPDADFPAIHGEKGILMFDLVKKINRECRVTKIKGGNRPNMVPDYAEAHVKDLDLNLVYEYGKNNNIKIDAGKEGDTTIVKFYGVSAHGSLPESGDNAISKLMVFLDTLDMNDEVGQFINFYKDKIGMEYYGQSIGCGFEDKESGKLIFNVGVIDFSDDEIKVSVNVRYPVTYEKDAIYDGMKSVTNTYDIDIVETDYMAPIYMPKDHALIERLMKVYREETGDNREPITIGGGTYARSMENAVAFGPLFPGQVELAHQKDEYIGIDHLMKMTVIYTKALAELLK
- a CDS encoding aspartate-alanine antiporter-like transporter; translated protein: MNFDYVKFVTDPFVLIFMSVISGLIIGKFQYKRIKLGNSGGLFTGLFIGWFTYKKYVIPYTNDSSMPAYAQKILSNGLVPKELFLFTLICFIASVGLLASTDIGKVVKKYGFKFMLLGFLITLTGALSCYIVSLLNKNINIFALSGVYVGALTSSPGLAAALESVSALGKGTESMVGLGYAVGYIPGVIVVIFSMQLLPIIFKIDVEKEKISFIREMDNEKEKIDLDNLNFEILPFLFVCIVGFFIGQIKIYLGPAINYFSLGSTGGVLVSALLLGHIGKIGFMNFRMDTKILSAIRDLTLSIFLSIVGLRYGYSTLTNIRGEGFILLFVALLCSLFAVLIGFLIGRYVLKINWIMLSGAICGGMTSTPGLGAAIDSSDSDYVATGYGASYPFALFGMIIFTILLQRTVI